GCTGCGAGGCCGTCTCCAGCGAGTCCGTCGCGCGGGGCCCGCTCCACCCGCCGAGGCGGTCGAGCTCCCCCCGCGCGGCCCGCAGGTCCGGCAGTCCCAGGTGTACGTCCATGGCGTCCGCGAGCATCTGGAGCACCCGCGCGTCGGCGGGCGCCAGGGATCGCGTCATGTGGTCGGGCTTGAGCGCGGCCTCGAAGAGGCGTGCCCGGCCTTCCCAGTTGAGGAACGTGCCCGCCTTCTCGGCGACCGCGGCGACCGGGAGCACGACGTCCGCGTGGTCGGTGACCTCGCTGGGACGCTGCTCCAGGGAGACGACGAACGCCACCTCGTGCAGTGCTTCACGCGCGCGTGCCGGGTCGGGCAGGTCCGCGACCTCGACACCGGCGACGACCAGGGCCCGCAGCTCGCCGCCGGCGGCGGCCTCGACGATCTGGCCCGTGTCGCGCCCGTAGCGGTGCGGGAGTTCGGACACTCCCCAGGCGGCGGCCACCTCTTCCCGCGCGCGCGGGTCGGTGGCCGGACGTCCCCCGGGAAGCAGCGACGGCAGGGCGCCCGCCTCGATCGCGCCGCGCTCCCCGGCCCGGCGCGGAATCCACACCAGCTGGGCGCCGGTCGCCGTGGCGGCCCGTACGACGGCGGTCAGGGCGCCCGGCACGGACGCGAGCCGCTCGCCGACGACGATGACGGCACCCTCGGCACGCAGCGCCTGGGACGCCTCGGCGCCGCCGTCCTCCAGGCCGGAGCCGGAGGCGAGTGCGTCCAGCCACTCGGTCTCCGTGCCCGGAGCGGCCGGCAGCAGCGTGCCGCCCGCCTTCTCCAGGCCCCTGGTCGCGAACGGGGCGAGCCCGAACGTCCGCTGGCCGTGCCCGCGCCACGCCTTGCGCAGCTTCAGGAAGACGCCGGGCGCCTCCTCCTCGGCCTCGATCCCGACGAGGAGGACGGCGGGCGCCTTCTCCAGAGACGTGTACGTGACCCCGACACCGTCGAGGTCACGCCCGCGTCCGGCGACCCGCGCCGCCAGGAAGTCGGCCTCCTCGCTGCTGTGCACGCGCGCGCGGAAGTCGATGTCGTTCGTGTCGAGCGCCACGCGCGCGAACTTGCTGTACGCGTACGCGTCCTCGACGGTGAGCCGGCCACCGGTCAGGACCCCGGCGCGGCCGCGGGCCGACAGCAGACCCCGGGCCGCGACGTCCAGGGCTTCGGGCCAGGAAGCGGGCTCGAGGACACCGTCCGCGTTACGGACGAGCGGCGTGGTCAGCCGGTCGGGCTTCTGCGCGTAACGGAACCCGAAGCGGCCCTTGTCGCAGACCCACTCCTCGTTGACCTCGGGGTCCGGCGACGCGAGGCGCCGCATGACCTTGCCGCGCCGGTGGTCCGTGCGGGTCGCACAGCCGCCCGCGCAGTGCTCGCACACGCTGTGCGAGGACACGAGGTCGAAGGGCCTGGAGCGGAACCGGTACGCCGCCGAGGTCAGCGCCCCGACCGGACAGATCTGGATCGTGTTCCCGGAGAAGTACGACTCGAAGGGGTCGCCCTCGCCGGTGCCGACCTGCTGGAGCGCGCCGCGCTCGAGCAGCTCGATCATCGGGTCACCGGCGATCTGGTTGCTGAACCGCGTGCAGCGTGCGCAGAGCACACACCGCTCACGGTCGAGCAGGACCTGGGTCGAGATCGGGACCGGCTTCTCGAACGTCCTCTTCTTCCCGTCGAAACGGGAGTCGGACTGGCCGTGCGACATGGCCTGGTTCTGCAGCGGGCACTCGCCGCCCTTGTCGCAGACCGGGCAGTCCAGCGGGTGGTTGATGAGGAGCAGCTCCATCACTCCCCGCTGCGCCTTCTCGGCGACGGGCGAGCTGAGCTGGCTCTTGACCACCATGCCGTCGGTGCAGGTGATGGTGCAGGACGCCATCGGCTTGCGCTGGCCCTCGACCTCGACGATGCACTGGCGGCAGGCGCCGGCCGGGTCGAGCAGGGGGTGATCGCAGAAGCGGGGGATCTCGATGCCGAGCTGTTCGGCGGCGCGGATCACCAGCGTGCCCTTGGGCACGCTGATCCCGATGCCGTCGATCGTCAGCGAGACGAGATCTTCCGGCGGCACCGCCGCCTCACCGCCCCCGGAGGGAGCGCCTGTGGTTACCGTCATGCGTTCACCTCCGTGCGCTGGTCCGCCCAAGCGGTCGACTTGGCGGGGTCGAAGGGGCAGCCCTTGCCCGTGATGTGCTGCTCGTACTCCTCGCGGAAGTACTTGAGCGAGGAGAAGATCGGGGACGCGGCGCCGTCGCCGAGCGCGCAGAACGACTTGCCGTTGATGTTGTCGGCGATGTCGTTCAGCTTGTCGAGGTCGGTCATCAAGCCCTTGCCGGCCTCGATGTCGCGCAGCAACTGCACGAGCCAGTACGTCCCTTCACGGCACGGTGTGCACTTGCCGCAGGACTCGTGGGCGTAGAACTCGGTCCAGCGGGTGACCGCCCGCACGACGCAGGTCGTCTCGTCGAAGCACTGGAGCGCCTTCGTGCCGAGCATCGATCCCGCGGCGCCGACGCCCTCGTAGTCGAGGGGCACATCGAGGTGCTCGTCGGTGAACATCGGGGTCGAACTGCCGCCGGGCGTCCAGAACTTGAGGCGGTGACCGGGGCGCATGCCGCCGCTCATGTCGAGCAGCTGGCGCAGCGTGATGCCGAGCGGCGCCTCGTACTGGCCGGGGTTGGTGACGTGCCCGCTGAGCGAGTACAGCGTGAAGCCCGGGGACTTCTCGCTGCCCATCGACTTGAACCAGTCCTTGCCGCGATTCAGGATCGCGGGAACCGACGCGATGGACTCGACGTTGTTGACAACAGTGGGGCACGCGTAGAGCCCCGCGACCGCGGGGAAGGGGGGACGGAGCCGCGGCTGGCCACGGCGGCCTTCGAGCGAGTCGAGCAGTGCGGTCTCCTCGCCACAGATGTACGCGCCCGCGCCCGCGTGCACCGTGAGTTCGAGGTTCAGCCCGCTGCCCAGGACGTTCTCGCCGAGGTAGCCCGCCGCGTAGGCCTCGCGCACGGCCTCGTGGAGCCGTCGCAGTACGGGGACGGTCTCGCCCCGCAGATAGATGAAGGCATGCGAAGAGCGGATCGCGTAGCACGCGATCACGATCCCCTCGATGAGGGAATGCGGGTTCGCGAAGAGGAGCGGGATGTCCTTGCAGGTCCCGGGCTCCGACTCGTCGGCGTTGACAACTAGATAGTGCGGTTTGCCGTCGCCCTGCGGAATGAACTGCCACTTCATTCCGGTGGGGAAGCCCGCGCCGCCGCGGCCTCGCAGGCCCGAGTCCTTCACATAGGCGATCAGGTCGTCCGGCGACATGGCGAGCGCCTTGCGCAGACCCTCGTAGCCGTCGTGCCTCCGGTAGACGTCGAGGGACCAGGACTTGTCCTCGTCCCAGAACGCCGAAAGGACCGGCGAGAGCAGCTTCTCGGGGCTGGTGTCGTTGTTGATCTCGGCTGCCAAGGTCATCACTCCCCCTCCTCGGCGACAGGTCCCGCCGGGTGGGCCGGATCGGAGGACGACGTGTCCTGCGGCGCGTCGTGCGAACTCAGGTGC
The DNA window shown above is from Streptomyces sp. NBC_01445 and carries:
- a CDS encoding NADH-quinone oxidoreductase subunit G, with amino-acid sequence MTVTTGAPSGGGEAAVPPEDLVSLTIDGIGISVPKGTLVIRAAEQLGIEIPRFCDHPLLDPAGACRQCIVEVEGQRKPMASCTITCTDGMVVKSQLSSPVAEKAQRGVMELLLINHPLDCPVCDKGGECPLQNQAMSHGQSDSRFDGKKRTFEKPVPISTQVLLDRERCVLCARCTRFSNQIAGDPMIELLERGALQQVGTGEGDPFESYFSGNTIQICPVGALTSAAYRFRSRPFDLVSSHSVCEHCAGGCATRTDHRRGKVMRRLASPDPEVNEEWVCDKGRFGFRYAQKPDRLTTPLVRNADGVLEPASWPEALDVAARGLLSARGRAGVLTGGRLTVEDAYAYSKFARVALDTNDIDFRARVHSSEEADFLAARVAGRGRDLDGVGVTYTSLEKAPAVLLVGIEAEEEAPGVFLKLRKAWRGHGQRTFGLAPFATRGLEKAGGTLLPAAPGTETEWLDALASGSGLEDGGAEASQALRAEGAVIVVGERLASVPGALTAVVRAATATGAQLVWIPRRAGERGAIEAGALPSLLPGGRPATDPRAREEVAAAWGVSELPHRYGRDTGQIVEAAAGGELRALVVAGVEVADLPDPARAREALHEVAFVVSLEQRPSEVTDHADVVLPVAAVAEKAGTFLNWEGRARLFEAALKPDHMTRSLAPADARVLQMLADAMDVHLGLPDLRAARGELDRLGGWSGPRATDSLETASQLPRPASGEAVLAGHRLLLDQGRLQEGDDALAGTRHAARARVSAATAAEAGVKDGDELAVTGPAGTTRLPLQVTEMPDRVVWLPLNSTGGGVASDTGAVPGALVRIGPAGIDEAKEVQS
- the nuoF gene encoding NADH-quinone oxidoreductase subunit NuoF, encoding MMTLAAEINNDTSPEKLLSPVLSAFWDEDKSWSLDVYRRHDGYEGLRKALAMSPDDLIAYVKDSGLRGRGGAGFPTGMKWQFIPQGDGKPHYLVVNADESEPGTCKDIPLLFANPHSLIEGIVIACYAIRSSHAFIYLRGETVPVLRRLHEAVREAYAAGYLGENVLGSGLNLELTVHAGAGAYICGEETALLDSLEGRRGQPRLRPPFPAVAGLYACPTVVNNVESIASVPAILNRGKDWFKSMGSEKSPGFTLYSLSGHVTNPGQYEAPLGITLRQLLDMSGGMRPGHRLKFWTPGGSSTPMFTDEHLDVPLDYEGVGAAGSMLGTKALQCFDETTCVVRAVTRWTEFYAHESCGKCTPCREGTYWLVQLLRDIEAGKGLMTDLDKLNDIADNINGKSFCALGDGAASPIFSSLKYFREEYEQHITGKGCPFDPAKSTAWADQRTEVNA